In Dehalogenimonas etheniformans, one genomic interval encodes:
- a CDS encoding winged helix-turn-helix domain-containing protein, with amino-acid sequence MKKYEENSEHKQVGTTVEEDIAKFHLLFNLSNDGAMVHGINHDGTAGPFIEVNDAACRMLGYTREELKLMTPMDIDDPKTVDDSTVEHIKAEGRVVFERTHMAKDGHRIPVEISSRTIVLNGKQCVISMVRDITERKLAQERLLQLIIEKSNQLNETNVKLVEERYQRRRIEQSLKSLVENNSKDRKLVFELSRRVVQYNNKMVVLTDTESEILKCLMDKNGEVVSHAGIAEKLWGVAYSGAAEIIKVHVRHLREKIEIDPASPKIIMTKFGIGYYFVDPD; translated from the coding sequence ATGAAAAAATACGAAGAGAATTCTGAACATAAACAAGTTGGGACGACGGTTGAGGAAGACATCGCAAAGTTCCATTTGCTTTTTAATCTTAGTAACGACGGGGCTATGGTTCACGGTATCAATCATGACGGCACGGCCGGACCGTTTATTGAAGTTAATGATGCGGCTTGCCGGATGCTCGGTTATACTCGGGAAGAATTAAAGTTGATGACTCCGATGGACATTGATGACCCCAAAACGGTCGATGATTCGACTGTCGAACATATAAAGGCTGAAGGCCGAGTCGTTTTCGAAAGGACTCACATGGCCAAAGATGGTCACAGGATTCCGGTGGAGATAAGTAGCCGTACTATTGTCCTGAATGGGAAACAATGTGTGATTTCGATGGTACGAGACATTACCGAACGGAAATTGGCACAAGAGCGACTTTTACAATTAATTATTGAAAAATCTAACCAGCTCAATGAAACCAACGTTAAATTGGTTGAAGAGCGTTATCAAAGACGGCGGATAGAACAGAGCCTAAAGAGTCTGGTTGAAAATAACTCTAAAGACCGAAAACTAGTTTTCGAACTGTCTCGACGGGTAGTTCAATACAACAACAAGATGGTAGTACTCACCGATACTGAAAGTGAAATACTCAAATGTCTTATGGATAAAAATGGGGAAGTGGTCTCCCATGCTGGTATTGCAGAAAAGCTTTGGGGTGTGGCTTATTCGGGGGCGGCCGAAATCATCAAGGTACACGTACGCCATTTGAGAGAGAAAATTGAGATTGATCCGGCTTCACCAAAGATTATCATGACAAAATTCGGAATTGGCTACTACTTTGTAGATCCGGACTGA
- a CDS encoding reductive dehalogenase: MKGFHSTVSRRDFMKGLGLAGAGVSAAAALGAPVFHDLDEAASSVYGKKSWWINERDHEDITTEVDWKVYQAYDPATHPAVPVSQEVKDATTARLAEDKALGLAGKKAGFDRRAWAWYSASGVGGLDTDWNGNVYGTGVLNYWKPAATDVTQPWSKDPDYNLKVLQAAFHSFGTPTVGVVEITEHIQRLFNKGTVSWGENIAEPTYDANKVYHIPAKAKYMVVWETQMSQRQSTYTYSEYPTPSGYGSAPPIGRMDSQAYNYARLVRAQAVSFMKGLGWLAVKPSPSFPVQSTAHGIFAGLGEQARPNYRMSPNFGLNMRYANIAVTDMPLTPTKPIDFGGHRFCNGCKRCGEVCPTGSIDMSDEPRWETVVPKNNAGIKAFFMNWDTCPGFGSPAHCGICQPTCPFNHAPEAIIHPIIRVTASTTGMFNGFFGQMDRAFGYSKVRSDDEMEGWWTRELSTDKGDTIFGAGKFMW; this comes from the coding sequence ATGAAGGGGTTCCATTCAACGGTTAGCCGCAGGGATTTCATGAAGGGTCTGGGCCTGGCCGGCGCGGGTGTCTCCGCGGCAGCGGCACTCGGCGCTCCGGTTTTTCACGACCTGGACGAAGCCGCAAGCAGCGTCTACGGGAAAAAATCATGGTGGATCAACGAACGCGATCACGAAGACATCACTACCGAGGTCGATTGGAAGGTTTACCAGGCCTATGATCCAGCTACTCATCCAGCGGTTCCCGTTTCTCAGGAAGTTAAGGATGCAACGACTGCCAGATTGGCCGAGGATAAAGCGCTTGGCCTGGCAGGAAAAAAGGCAGGGTTTGACCGCCGCGCCTGGGCTTGGTACTCGGCTTCCGGGGTAGGCGGCTTGGATACCGACTGGAACGGCAACGTTTATGGTACCGGCGTTCTAAATTATTGGAAGCCGGCGGCAACCGACGTCACTCAGCCATGGAGCAAGGATCCCGATTATAACTTAAAAGTGCTGCAGGCCGCCTTCCACTCCTTCGGTACACCCACCGTCGGCGTTGTCGAGATTACCGAACATATACAGCGGCTGTTCAATAAAGGCACGGTTTCATGGGGTGAAAATATTGCCGAGCCTACTTATGATGCCAACAAAGTGTACCATATCCCTGCTAAAGCTAAGTACATGGTCGTTTGGGAAACCCAAATGTCCCAGCGGCAGAGCACCTACACCTATTCTGAGTACCCGACCCCTAGCGGCTACGGTTCGGCACCGCCCATCGGACGGATGGATTCCCAAGCTTATAATTATGCCAGACTCGTTCGCGCCCAAGCCGTCTCGTTTATGAAAGGTCTGGGGTGGCTAGCAGTCAAGCCATCACCAAGTTTTCCGGTGCAGAGCACGGCTCACGGCATTTTTGCCGGTCTTGGGGAACAGGCACGCCCAAACTACAGAATGAGCCCGAATTTCGGCCTAAACATGCGCTATGCCAACATCGCTGTTACCGATATGCCGCTCACTCCGACTAAACCTATTGATTTCGGCGGCCACCGCTTTTGCAATGGCTGCAAACGTTGTGGCGAGGTTTGCCCGACAGGTTCTATAGATATGTCAGATGAACCACGGTGGGAGACGGTCGTACCTAAAAACAATGCTGGTATTAAAGCCTTCTTCATGAACTGGGACACATGCCCAGGATTTGGTTCACCGGCACACTGCGGTATCTGCCAACCCACCTGCCCATTCAACCATGCACCTGAAGCAATCATTCATCCTATCATCAGGGTCACAGCCTCGACAACCGGTATGTTTAACGGGTTCTTCGGACAGATGGATCGAGCGTTTGGTTACAGCAAGGTTAGATCCGATGACGAGATGGAAGGTTGGTGGACCCGGGAACTATCGACAGACAAGGGTGACACCATCTTCGGCGCCGGCAAGTTCATGTGGTAA
- a CDS encoding reductive dehalogenase, whose product MSGFHSTLSRRDFMKGLGLAGAGIGVAGAVAPTFNDLDQLAATTTNKRHPWWVKENELNVLTSDIDWNVFAQLDKKTTGMPSPSAENEALRAERDKKFDLEGMTQKIPGRDVRCAALADMVTGLQTAAPWDGPSGIVPPQENGASAWQGTPEDNMTMLRAALHLAGAAQVGAMELTEKMLRNFDKGAVVFEDIAKGTVDAKKVYHIPQKAKYLLTYSIQQNYVQCIYQLREDPAYPGKLAMPMPLGRPAIHRAYGDGRYTEWQAMRFVKNLGYGAYKAGVTTNVSLGLFSGLGEQGRATYMMTPRSGLMTRITNYIITDLPLAPTNPIDFGGSKFCETCMRCAEKCPSDALGTQKEPTWDAGPGNKPGYKGWRVDWLKCREVGAPSRCGVCHTLCPFNHPNEGMIHPIVRSTAATTPIFNSFFATMDRTFAYAEPKSPEELEAWWTRDLENWRPDVTHGAGKFTW is encoded by the coding sequence ATGTCCGGTTTCCATAGTACACTATCCCGGCGGGATTTCATGAAAGGCCTGGGATTGGCCGGTGCAGGCATCGGCGTCGCCGGAGCTGTAGCTCCCACGTTCAACGACCTCGACCAATTGGCAGCAACAACGACCAATAAACGCCATCCCTGGTGGGTCAAAGAGAATGAACTCAATGTCCTGACTTCAGACATCGATTGGAATGTATTTGCCCAACTGGATAAAAAGACGACAGGGATGCCGTCACCGAGCGCTGAAAACGAAGCTTTGCGTGCCGAACGAGATAAGAAGTTCGATCTTGAGGGCATGACTCAAAAAATCCCCGGGCGTGACGTTAGATGCGCTGCCTTAGCCGATATGGTTACCGGTCTTCAGACTGCAGCCCCTTGGGACGGTCCCAGCGGTATCGTTCCACCGCAAGAAAACGGGGCCAGCGCCTGGCAAGGAACCCCTGAAGATAATATGACGATGCTACGCGCTGCTTTGCACCTTGCCGGCGCGGCCCAGGTTGGCGCAATGGAGCTAACTGAAAAAATGCTCCGGAACTTCGACAAAGGGGCTGTGGTTTTTGAAGATATTGCCAAAGGGACTGTTGATGCTAAAAAAGTGTATCACATTCCCCAGAAGGCCAAATACCTCCTTACCTATTCGATTCAACAGAATTATGTGCAGTGCATTTATCAGCTGCGCGAAGACCCGGCTTACCCAGGGAAATTAGCTATGCCAATGCCTCTAGGCCGCCCCGCAATTCACCGGGCATATGGCGATGGCCGCTATACCGAGTGGCAGGCTATGCGCTTCGTCAAGAACCTGGGCTACGGGGCTTACAAGGCGGGCGTAACTACTAACGTCTCGTTAGGTCTTTTCTCTGGTCTGGGCGAGCAAGGCCGGGCTACCTACATGATGACACCACGCTCCGGTCTGATGACGCGCATCACCAACTATATCATCACGGATCTCCCATTAGCACCGACTAATCCTATCGATTTCGGCGGCAGCAAGTTCTGCGAGACCTGCATGCGATGCGCCGAGAAATGCCCGAGCGATGCTCTGGGCACTCAAAAAGAGCCAACCTGGGATGCTGGTCCGGGAAATAAACCCGGGTATAAGGGCTGGCGAGTAGACTGGTTGAAGTGCCGCGAAGTAGGCGCACCATCCCGCTGCGGTGTCTGCCATACACTATGTCCGTTCAATCACCCGAATGAAGGCATGATCCACCCTATAGTACGATCTACCGCAGCTACCACACCGATTTTCAACAGCTTCTTTGCTACAATGGACCGCACATTTGCATACGCAGAACCCAAGAGTCCTGAGGAGTTGGAAGCCTGGTGGACACGCGATCTCGAAAATTGGAGACCGGACGTTACACACGGTGCTGGTAAGTTCACCTGGTAG
- a CDS encoding radical SAM protein produces the protein MNQPISCPQSDTVLTSDRSLHVYHVVYEPTFKSIIFHHWTECNLKCLGCYCKVEKLDFSLLPDWQMRVSTNPPEKPPERLLSLDEAMALTENLAIERAISIGVEPSLDPGMPLLAREMKSRHHTYNILFTNGVALADLSSIDEVIFSLKAVTPELYRNYTGGDNRKSMANFRRVYDSGKKLQAEITLVPGAIEANEIEKVAEFIASVDNNIPLRITGFIQLSGQPFRAPTGAEVEAAAALAKKHLKTVNYLSGEMPRVGTPPIRLF, from the coding sequence ATGAATCAGCCAATCTCATGCCCACAATCCGACACGGTATTAACAAGCGATAGGTCGTTGCACGTCTATCACGTCGTTTACGAGCCGACGTTCAAGTCGATAATCTTCCATCACTGGACCGAATGCAACCTGAAATGCCTCGGCTGCTACTGCAAAGTCGAAAAGCTGGACTTTTCGCTGTTGCCCGACTGGCAGATGCGGGTCTCGACCAATCCCCCGGAAAAACCGCCGGAAAGGCTGTTATCTCTCGATGAAGCCATGGCTTTGACTGAGAATCTGGCTATTGAGAGGGCTATCTCCATCGGTGTCGAACCATCGCTGGATCCCGGAATGCCGCTCCTGGCCAGAGAAATGAAATCACGACACCACACTTACAATATCCTCTTTACCAACGGCGTGGCATTGGCCGATCTTTCGAGCATCGACGAGGTCATCTTCAGTCTGAAGGCGGTGACTCCCGAGCTATACAGAAACTATACCGGCGGGGATAATCGGAAATCGATGGCCAACTTCCGCCGGGTGTACGATTCCGGCAAGAAACTGCAGGCTGAAATCACGCTCGTGCCGGGAGCTATCGAGGCGAATGAGATTGAAAAAGTGGCAGAGTTCATCGCCTCGGTCGATAACAATATACCGTTGCGGATCACAGGTTTCATCCAGTTATCCGGCCAGCCCTTCAGAGCGCCGACCGGGGCAGAAGTTGAAGCTGCGGCGGCTTTAGCCAAAAAACATCTCAAAACGGTCAATTATCTCTCCGGAGAAATGCCCCGGGTGGGCACGCCGCCAATTAGATTGTTCTAG
- a CDS encoding DOMON domain-containing protein, whose protein sequence is MKLRNSDRSLAKLVIIIPLAVIAISTMTACGGGGTPTTSNPPTSQPPTTTLPPSLNFPSGKYVNEVTYVDQFTLAYTVTDDGIISIGIKAKTGGWFAIAVGSPHGQSDIWIGYVTGGQVTLLDTHNASYSGAHPLDTGSGGTDDLTNITGSEGNGVTTIEFKRKLDTADKYDLPLVAGSNIVTWAIGPSDDTNQEHSVIGLATFEIRQLPSH, encoded by the coding sequence ATGAAACTTAGGAACTCTGACCGATCATTAGCAAAGCTAGTAATCATCATTCCGCTTGCCGTTATAGCCATCTCCACGATGACCGCATGCGGCGGTGGCGGTACACCTACGACGTCAAACCCACCAACCTCCCAACCTCCGACCACGACACTTCCCCCCTCGTTGAATTTTCCTTCGGGGAAATACGTAAATGAAGTCACTTATGTGGATCAATTCACTTTAGCATACACCGTGACCGATGACGGTATAATTTCTATCGGCATCAAGGCCAAAACAGGCGGTTGGTTTGCCATAGCTGTCGGCAGCCCTCACGGGCAGTCTGATATTTGGATCGGTTACGTTACCGGTGGTCAAGTAACGCTTTTAGACACGCATAATGCGAGTTATAGTGGCGCACACCCATTGGATACCGGTTCAGGCGGCACGGACGACTTGACCAACATCACCGGAAGCGAAGGCAACGGCGTTACCACCATCGAATTCAAACGCAAATTGGACACCGCAGACAAATACGATCTGCCGCTCGTTGCCGGCTCCAACATTGTGACCTGGGCGATCGGACCTTCGGACGATACCAATCAAGAGCATTCCGTGATCGGGCTGGCGACATTCGAAATTCGTCAGCTCCCAAGCCACTAA
- a CDS encoding DOMON domain-containing protein produces MIRGVYLKFLGAICAIFILLIGGCGTPQQTTHTTSTTPPELDFSVGSYASVNTYSNSITIAYTVQGDTIAIGLKARTTGWVAIALGNAHGDSDVIMGWVANGQVTINDTNRASKAGLHQLDVDTGGTNDVNVFGGSEINGITTLEFTRKLVTGDTQDLPFLKGNNTITWAIGPTDAITSHHSEIGFATITIP; encoded by the coding sequence ATGATTCGGGGCGTCTATCTAAAATTCCTTGGGGCAATCTGCGCCATTTTCATTTTGCTGATTGGTGGCTGTGGCACTCCTCAACAAACCACCCACACCACCTCCACAACTCCACCGGAACTCGATTTCTCGGTTGGCAGCTACGCCAGTGTCAATACGTATAGCAACTCAATCACCATCGCCTATACCGTCCAGGGCGATACCATCGCCATCGGCCTCAAGGCTAGAACAACAGGTTGGGTCGCTATTGCGCTTGGAAATGCTCACGGGGATTCAGACGTCATCATGGGTTGGGTGGCTAACGGGCAAGTCACCATAAATGACACTAACCGCGCCAGTAAGGCCGGTTTGCATCAACTTGACGTTGATACCGGCGGCACCAACGATGTCAATGTTTTCGGTGGAAGTGAGATCAACGGCATCACCACACTCGAATTCACGCGCAAGTTGGTCACTGGAGATACTCAAGACCTCCCATTCCTCAAAGGCAACAATACCATCACTTGGGCGATCGGACCGACTGACGCCATCACCTCACACCACTCCGAGATCGGTTTCGCCACGATTACCATTCCCTAA
- a CDS encoding alpha/beta hydrolase family protein, with amino-acid sequence MGFIDPYAYQPAEPQAAVSIQNGRRFSKLAVSFPSAVSNGSSMGNVTGVCYLPQKPHKSPLVVLVHGIGDSSTIPCHALARSLVGSGIASFVIYLPIHSRRLPQDMKDRFFNLSVEEWFELYRVSVINIRQALDWAETRSDIDCSRMGIAGISFGGYVAGIALGIDHRLKSGAMLLACGNMQKLAWTRSTKRIPRWEVTEAVYREAQKSYLSYVDHVSAFGFENVTPPESNYAFDPYTFCSKIKEKPLYLTNALWDEYFPRETAKEFWQACGRPPQLWLPAGHATAWLFYPLISNRVRNLFKKAFSL; translated from the coding sequence ATGGGTTTCATTGATCCGTACGCCTACCAACCCGCCGAGCCCCAGGCGGCCGTTTCTATCCAGAACGGTCGGCGTTTTTCAAAACTCGCCGTTAGCTTCCCGTCTGCTGTCTCCAATGGTTCGTCTATGGGGAATGTCACCGGGGTCTGCTACCTGCCCCAAAAACCCCATAAATCGCCACTCGTTGTCCTCGTCCACGGCATCGGCGATTCCAGCACCATCCCATGTCACGCCCTGGCCAGATCACTGGTCGGTTCAGGCATCGCAAGCTTCGTCATCTACCTGCCGATCCATTCGCGGCGTCTGCCCCAGGACATGAAGGACCGTTTTTTCAATCTTTCCGTGGAGGAATGGTTTGAGTTATACCGGGTTTCGGTGATCAATATCAGGCAGGCGCTGGACTGGGCGGAAACCCGCAGTGATATAGATTGCTCGCGCATGGGTATCGCCGGAATAAGTTTCGGAGGCTACGTCGCAGGCATCGCTCTAGGGATCGACCACCGACTGAAATCCGGCGCCATGCTCCTGGCCTGCGGAAACATGCAAAAACTGGCATGGACTAGGTCCACCAAGCGTATCCCTAGATGGGAGGTCACTGAAGCGGTTTACCGTGAGGCTCAAAAATCTTATTTGTCTTATGTTGACCACGTGTCGGCTTTCGGTTTCGAAAACGTTACACCGCCAGAATCCAACTACGCATTCGACCCCTACACTTTTTGTTCGAAGATTAAAGAAAAACCGCTCTATTTAACAAACGCCCTGTGGGATGAATATTTCCCCAGGGAAACCGCCAAAGAATTCTGGCAGGCATGCGGTCGCCCACCCCAGTTGTGGCTGCCTGCGGGTCATGCAACCGCCTGGTTGTTTTACCCATTGATATCGAATAGGGTAAGGAACCTTTTCAAGAAGGCCTTTTCACTTTAG